The Candidatus Binatia bacterium genome includes the window GGAGCAGATTCGCTCTTACATCGACCGGAAGTATGGAAAGTGAGGAGTGAGGAGTGAGAAGTGAAGAGCGTCGTTAGCGCTCTGGCGCTGGCGTTGTGCCTCTCAAGCGCAACGACTGCTTTCGCCCACGGCGAGCACGGCGACGCGGCGCCGCCCGCGGGCACGAGCCCGGTCACCGTGAACGGGTTTCAGGTGGAGCTGCTCACGTCGCCGCAGCCGCTTCAGGCGGGAAAGCCAAGCCGAATCGTCGCCAAGGTGCTGCGCGCCGATACGAGGGAACCGGTGACCGGCGGCCAGGTTTCGATCGGCGCCGCTCCGGTCGAGCCATCCGATTCGAACGGCGCGGTTGACGATCACGGCTCTCACGGCCGCGCGGCTCACGCCCCGGCCCCGCCGCCGCTCCTGCCGGTTTCGGAGGTAACCTACGCCGGGAGCTACACGCTGGAGCGCGCGCTGGAACGGCAAGGCCGCGTCATGGTGCGCGTTGCCCTGGAAAAACTCGATGGAAAAAAATTCCGCCCGCCGATCGTCGTCGACTTCCATGTGAACGTGGAGCCCGCCGAATCGCTGCCGCCCGTTCTCATCTTGGCCGGCCTCGCGGCGCTGGCGCTCGCTCTCGTCGGCGTGGGCCGCGCCGTGATTCGTTCGCGTCCCTCGACCGGCCCTGAAGCGCCGGTCGATCTGCTCCAACTCCGCTGGCTCGATCGCTTCGTGCGCTGGAAGGGCTTCCAGCCGTTTTTTCAAATTCCCGTCCTGATCCTGACGGCGCTGCTGGCTTTTCTCGGCTTCGCCGACATCCAGGACGGCGCGAAAAATCTGGCGACGCGGCTCACCTGGATCGTCTGGTGGCCGGGGATCATCTTCACCTTCATTCTCGTCGGCCGCTTCTGGTGCGTCATGTGCCCGTTCGGAGCGCTCAACGAATGGAGCGCGAAGTGGGCGAATCCGCGGCGGATGTTTCCCAAGGCGCTGCGCAATCTCTGGCTCGCGACGTTTCTTTTCGTTTTCCTCACCTGGTTCGACGAGCAGTTGGGCATCATCCGCTCGCCGCTGATGACCGCGTCGCTGATCGTGTTGCTCGCGGCGCTCTCGATCGTCACCGGACTGTTTTATCAGCGGCGCAGTTTTTGCCGTTATCTTTGCCCGATCACCGGACTGCAAGGTCTTTACTCGATGCTCTCGCCGGTCGCGCTGCGCACGAAAAAACCGAGCCGATGCCAAACGGAATGCCGCCAGGATTGCTATCGCGGCAACGACCAGGGGTCCGGCTGCCCGATGTTCGAGTTTCCCATGACGATGGACCGGAACATTTACTGCAACTTTTGTTTCGAGTGCGTGAAGAGCTGCCCGCCGGGAAATCTGTCGCTCGGCACGCGGCCGTTCGGAAAAGAGCTGTGGAGCGCCGGCACGCGGAAGCTCGACGAGGCGTATCTCGCCGCCGCGCTCGTCGGCATCACCAGCGTGGTGAGCGCGCAGATGCTCGGCGGATGGAGCGATTGGATCGCGGTGCTCGCGCGGCTGATGCCTCTGGAACTCCGCACGCTCATGCGTCCGGTGACTTACCTCGCGCTCACCGAGTCGGCGATCTTTTTTCTATTCTCGCTTTTATTCGTTCCCGCTATCGTGCTCGCCGCCGCGTGGGCGGCGGGAAAAATGGCCGGCGGCGGCGAGGGAAGCGTGAAACGAACATTCATCGCCATGGCCGGCATGTTCATCCCGATCGGCCTCGCCATGCACCTGGCGCACAACTCGTCGCACCTGCTCGCCGAGGGCGCGGGAATCGTTCCCGTCTTGCAGCGGACTCTCAATCGCTTCACGCCGCTCGATTTCGGCGCGCCGAGTTGGCAGGCCGCGCCGATCGCTTCGCCGGAAGCGATCCACTGGCTGCAGACGCTGCTGATTCTCGCCGGTTTCGCCTTCTCTCTCGCGGCCTACGAGCGGTTGTCGCTTAAATGGCGAAAAGAGCGGGCCGCCGCCGGCAAGGCGCTGATCCCGTTCGCCGCCATTGCTCTTCTCTTCACTCTGATAAATTTGATCCTGCTCAACCAGCCGATGGCGATGCGCCACGGGATGTGAGGAAAATTCGCAGCTCGGGAGGAGAGACGCCGGAATTGTAAATCGGCGCAAGCCTCCTGCCTTCGCCGCCGAAAATATGACACAATAATTGGTTATAAAGACACCAGCAGCAACTGCCGGGAGGAACATGGCTCAGAGGAAATTCGGGGAAGAAGATCTGCGGCGCTACCGGGCGAACTATCTGGCCGAGATGGACGGCATCGCCCTCTATAGCGCCTTGGCGGCGGCGGAGAAGGATGAGAAACGGGCGGCGGTCTTCGGCCAGTTGGCGCGCGCCGAGGAGCGCCACGCCAATCGATGGGCCGGACTCCTTCGTTCCGCCGGCGAAGCAGCGCCCGATTACACTCCCACGGCCCGGGTCCGCATCCTGGGCCTCCTCGCGCGCCTCTTCGGCACGCAGCGAGTCCTGCCGATAGTCAGCAACATAGAGAGCAGCGATGCGAATCGATATTCGAGCCAGCCGGAAGCATCGGGTTTGCCGGAGGAAGAAGAGTCGCACCGCGAGACGTTGAGGACGCTGCAACTCGGTCCGGGAGCGCAACCGATCATGGGACGCGAGCGCTGGCATCGCGTGGGACGGAGCGGCAGCCTGCGGGCCGCGGTCTTTGGCGTCAACGACGGTTTGGTCTCCAACTTCAGTCTGGTCATGGGCTTTGCCGGCGCCGTGGCCGGCTCCGATTATATTCTGCTCGCCGGCATTGCGGGTCTCCTGGCCGGCGCTTTTTCCATGGGGGCGGGGGAATACGTCTCCATGGCCGCGCAGAAAGAGCTGCTCGAACAGCAGATCGCGCTGGAAAAACAGGAGCTGGAGTTGTCGCCGAAGGAAGAGGAGGAAGAACTTTCTCTCATCTACCAGGCGAAGGGGATTCCGGAAAGCGAAGCATCCGGCCTGGCGAGGAGAATTATCGCCAATCCGGCCACGGCTCTCGACACCCTCGTGCGCGAGGAGTTGGGGTTGGACCCGTCGGAGCTCGGCTCGCCCTGGGGCGCCGCCGCCAGCTCTTTCTTCGCGTTCGTTACGGGAGCGATCGTTCCCGTGCTGCCCTATTTGATGACGTCGGGAAAGAATGCGCTGGCCGCGAGCGCGGTGTTAAGTTGTCTGGCGCTCTTCGGCATCGGCGCGCTGCTCTCCGTTTTCACCGCTCGCGGGCCGCTCCTCAGCGGCTTTCGCATGCTCGGCATCGGACTCTTGGCCTCGACGATCACTTACGGCGTCGGCTGGTTGCTCGGGGTCTCCGTAGCATAGATCGAGAAAGCCTCGGGCGGACGGGCCAGCGCTCTTCCAGCGTAGACAGCTCAGCGTTGCAGGGTTTGGATATGTTCGGTGATCACTTTTTCTTTTAGCAGGGTGGTGAGCTCCGGGTACTTCCCTTCCTTAAGCCCCTCTTTGAAAACCTCTCCCCAGACCGGCATCCCGGGATCTCCATGACCCCTGACTTTCCTCGTGCCGTCGATGGAGGACATGACCCGGTTATAAGGAAAGACGCCTTTGTTGTTTTTCTTAAGCAGAGTCAGGTCGGGAACCTTAACCTTGAGCACCGGAGTTACGGAACCGTTTCCCTTGCCGTCCTGGCCGTGACAAGAGCTGCAATACTTTAGGTAGAGGTCTCGACCCGTGTCGGCTTCTCCGGCCCAGGATCGAGTCGAAAGAAGTGCCGTCACAGAGAGCAGGAAGATCGCCGGGAAGATAATAATTCGCCGATTCATTTTCGCTCTGATCGAAGCTGAGTCTCGAAATATTCTTATCCGGCGTACATATCACGCCGCGGCCTGATGCGGAAGCGCCTCTCTCTTCGGCCGGACCGTCAGAACCGGACATGCCGCCAGCCGTACGACCTTTTCGGCCACGCTCCCTATGAGCGTGTGGAGAAATCCGGTTCTGCCGTGGGTGGACATGATGATCATGTCCACTTTTTCTGCCGCCGCTTTCTCTACGATGTTGCGGAACGGAGTCCCGATCGCGACTTCCTGGCGCACCGTTGTCTTGGCGATGAGATCGGCGAAATTTTCCTGGAGGAATTTGGCCAGATGCTTGCGGTGCTCTTCCACTGCCTCCTCGGCCGTGGGAACTTGGTAAGGGAGCGGGGCAACTTCCGGCTCGTAATAGGGAACCGCTTCTTGGTACCCGACGACGTTGTAAGCGATCACCTCGCTGCCCGAAGACGACGCCTCTTCCAGAGCGTAACGCACGCCGGCTTGCGAAAGCTCGGAGAGGTCGGTGGGCGCGAGAATCTTTTTCACTTTGTTCATTGCGCGCTCCTTTCCCTGCATGGATTGTCGATACTATCTGCTTGGAGCAAGACTTATGCCCCGTCTCATCCTGAAGAAACTGCGTGCCGTCGTTGTGATTTATCTAGATCGGCGGCCGATCATTTTGTCGGCTTTGGGATTCCATGCCGCAGATTTTCTCACTTGTGAGAAATCAATCCATATCCGATCCCCTCGGCGCCGAGAAAGCCGAGCTTTTTTTGCCGGCAAGCTCTGGCATGGGATGTGCGCCTTTCTAGGGTTCGAAGGAGACGTGCGATGAGAAACGAGCACGAGTTAACGTTCACTACGGAGGTTCAGTGGACCGAAGGCCGGCACGGCGAATTGAAATCTATCGGTTTGCCAACTCTGGAGGTGGCGGCGCCGCCTGAGTTTCAGGGACGCAAAAATACCTGGACTCCGGAGCATCTCTATGTCGGGTCTGTGGCCTCTTGTTTCATGCTGACGTCTGTCGCCTTGGCCGAGCACGCAAAGCTTGTATTGGAGAGTTTCAGCGTCAAAGCCGAAGGCAAACTAGGCAACGTCGAAGGGCGGCTCCAAATCACGGAGATCATTCTCACGCCGACAGCCGTCGTCTCGCGTATCGAAGATGTTGGGCGAGTTGAGACTCTGTTAGTGAAGGCGGAACGGAACTGCTTCATTGCGGCTTCGATCAAGAGCCGGGTTTTCGTGCTGCCGCAGGTCTATCACCGGCAACTCCCGGCCACTCCCTGTCCGGCGGTCTCTCCGGCCACCGCTTCGGCGGCGTAGGGAAGAGAGGGAGACGATGGGCGCCGTAATCAAACCCAAAGTAGCGCTCATGTTGGGAGTGTTCCCCGGATGTCTCTTGGTTGCCTCGCCGGACCGGCTCCGGGACTAACTCAGCTCACCGGGGATTTCATTCGCGTCGAAAGGGAGGGGATCAAGAAATATAGGGAGCTCATCAGATCGAGCAAGGGCTACTATCGGGAGCTTTTTGTCGTGCTCTTCGAGTCCATGATCCACGACTCCGAAAAGCACATCAAGATGCTTGAGTTTCTGCGCGAGCGATTGGAAGAAGCCTAAGTGCGCGGCATTTAGGCAGAGGCCGCCAAATCAAAATCATGCGAGACGCATCTGCGTCAACGACGCATACGCAGCGCCTCTACTTATGTCCGGAACAATCTTTACTTCGAGGGCCGTTACTCCGTTAAGTTCTACACGGTAGTCCTCGACCTCTTCGATCGTGTCGGGCGGGCTGAAGGTGTACTGCTGACGCACGATTTCTCTGGAATGCTTCTGCCCTTCCGGCAGCCAGCGAAGCGCGAACTCCTGCGTGCGCGCCTGCTCCTTTTCGTCGAACCTAAGAAAGATACGCCGCAGGCTGTGCGGATGGTCAAAAACGACGCGGATCGTCTGCTCACCGGGTTGCGCCGCGCGCCAGCCGGGACCTCCGCCCGGCACCAGCGCCGATTCGACCGGGTGCGCTGAATTTTCGGAGGTGATCTCGACTTGTATCAGGCCCTCAAGGTCCAACCAGCTTTGACCGGAAGGTAAGTTGCCTTCAGAGATTGAATCGATTATTTTCTTACGCATCGGATCCCCCTTTCGTTCACCTAATTAACGTAGCACCATTGAAGCGTCTCTGCGACGGTCCGCTCCTGAGCGCTTGGCATTTAGCCGGCGGCGCGTCGGGTGGGATTCGTTTTCGTGGGTAGGCTAGCCTACAGCACCTCCTTCTGGGACTTCGGTTTCCCGCCGCAGACCGGACATTTTCCCGGACGCAAGACGGCCTTGGTGACCCAGGTGTCGCCGCATTTTGCGCACCTGGTCCAAACCACTGTGTGCTTACGATCTCTTGTAGCCATACGGTTAGTTTGCCGGCGCCTCAATCTCGGATTCCTCCATGGAGGTCAGCGTCCACTATGTCCCGAATGAGACGTTATGAACATAGGGTGAAGACCTAAATTCAAAGGCGGATCATACCTACTGAGAAGTGGTCAGGCGGTGGCACGATCAATTCCCTCTTGCTGATCAAAAGCCTGGTGTTAATATTTTTGCGTTAGGTTCGCTTTCCAGCCAACCGATAATAAGGAACGGGCGCTCGTGAGTTCGAAATCCTTCATCCTCACGGTCAACGGGGGATCGTCCAGTGTCAAGTTCGCGCTGTTTCGCAGCGGCAAAGTCCTCGAACGCACGCTCTCCGGCAAGATCGAGCGCATCGGTCTAGCGGACGGCAAGTTGACGCTGGATGACATTGCCAGCGGGCGCAGCGAGCGCCACGACGTCAGCGCTCGCGATCACGCCGCCTGTGTCGATCCACTGGTAAGTCTACTGCAACACAAGGTAAGTTTCGCCGAGCTTCTCGCCGTCGGTCATCGCGTCGTCCACGGCGGCATGCGCTACGGCGAGCCGGTGCGCGTCACTCCGGAGGTTCTGGCCGAGCTCAGCCGGCTCAGTCCTTACGACCCCGAGCATCTTCCGGCGGAGCTCGGCCTGATCGAGGCTTTCGGCCAAAAATTTCCCGAGCTGCCGCAGGTTGTCTGCTTCGATACCGCTTTCCACCGCCGCATGCCGCGCGTCGCGCGCCTGCTTCCAATCCCCCGCCGTTACGAAGCTGAAGGACTCCGCCGTTACGGTTTTCACGGACTCTCTTACGAGTTTCTCATGGAGGAGCTTCAGCGCGTCGGCGGCAGCGAGGCCGCCAACGGACGGGTGATTCTCGCTCACCTGGGAAACGGCG containing:
- a CDS encoding 4Fe-4S binding protein; this translates as MKSVVSALALALCLSSATTAFAHGEHGDAAPPAGTSPVTVNGFQVELLTSPQPLQAGKPSRIVAKVLRADTREPVTGGQVSIGAAPVEPSDSNGAVDDHGSHGRAAHAPAPPPLLPVSEVTYAGSYTLERALERQGRVMVRVALEKLDGKKFRPPIVVDFHVNVEPAESLPPVLILAGLAALALALVGVGRAVIRSRPSTGPEAPVDLLQLRWLDRFVRWKGFQPFFQIPVLILTALLAFLGFADIQDGAKNLATRLTWIVWWPGIIFTFILVGRFWCVMCPFGALNEWSAKWANPRRMFPKALRNLWLATFLFVFLTWFDEQLGIIRSPLMTASLIVLLAALSIVTGLFYQRRSFCRYLCPITGLQGLYSMLSPVALRTKKPSRCQTECRQDCYRGNDQGSGCPMFEFPMTMDRNIYCNFCFECVKSCPPGNLSLGTRPFGKELWSAGTRKLDEAYLAAALVGITSVVSAQMLGGWSDWIAVLARLMPLELRTLMRPVTYLALTESAIFFLFSLLFVPAIVLAAAWAAGKMAGGGEGSVKRTFIAMAGMFIPIGLAMHLAHNSSHLLAEGAGIVPVLQRTLNRFTPLDFGAPSWQAAPIASPEAIHWLQTLLILAGFAFSLAAYERLSLKWRKERAAAGKALIPFAAIALLFTLINLILLNQPMAMRHGM
- a CDS encoding VIT1/CCC1 family protein, which produces MAQRKFGEEDLRRYRANYLAEMDGIALYSALAAAEKDEKRAAVFGQLARAEERHANRWAGLLRSAGEAAPDYTPTARVRILGLLARLFGTQRVLPIVSNIESSDANRYSSQPEASGLPEEEESHRETLRTLQLGPGAQPIMGRERWHRVGRSGSLRAAVFGVNDGLVSNFSLVMGFAGAVAGSDYILLAGIAGLLAGAFSMGAGEYVSMAAQKELLEQQIALEKQELELSPKEEEEELSLIYQAKGIPESEASGLARRIIANPATALDTLVREELGLDPSELGSPWGAAASSFFAFVTGAIVPVLPYLMTSGKNALAASAVLSCLALFGIGALLSVFTARGPLLSGFRMLGIGLLASTITYGVGWLLGVSVA
- a CDS encoding c-type cytochrome, producing MNRRIIIFPAIFLLSVTALLSTRSWAGEADTGRDLYLKYCSSCHGQDGKGNGSVTPVLKVKVPDLTLLKKNNKGVFPYNRVMSSIDGTRKVRGHGDPGMPVWGEVFKEGLKEGKYPELTTLLKEKVITEHIQTLQR
- a CDS encoding universal stress protein, which translates into the protein MNKVKKILAPTDLSELSQAGVRYALEEASSSGSEVIAYNVVGYQEAVPYYEPEVAPLPYQVPTAEEAVEEHRKHLAKFLQENFADLIAKTTVRQEVAIGTPFRNIVEKAAAEKVDMIIMSTHGRTGFLHTLIGSVAEKVVRLAACPVLTVRPKREALPHQAAA
- a CDS encoding OsmC family protein, encoding MRNEHELTFTTEVQWTEGRHGELKSIGLPTLEVAAPPEFQGRKNTWTPEHLYVGSVASCFMLTSVALAEHAKLVLESFSVKAEGKLGNVEGRLQITEIILTPTAVVSRIEDVGRVETLLVKAERNCFIAASIKSRVFVLPQVYHRQLPATPCPAVSPATASAA
- a CDS encoding acetate/propionate family kinase; its protein translation is MSSKSFILTVNGGSSSVKFALFRSGKVLERTLSGKIERIGLADGKLTLDDIASGRSERHDVSARDHAACVDPLVSLLQHKVSFAELLAVGHRVVHGGMRYGEPVRVTPEVLAELSRLSPYDPEHLPAELGLIEAFGQKFPELPQVVCFDTAFHRRMPRVARLLPIPRRYEAEGLRRYGFHGLSYEFLMEELQRVGGSEAANGRVILAHLGNGASLAAVSGGRSIDTTMGFTPAAGLPMSTRSGDLDPGVVAYLARTERMTVEQFHEMVNSRSGLLGISETSPDVRDLLAAEKNDPRAAEAIALFCYQAKKWLGAFAAALGGLDTLVFAGGIGENSPEVRARICRGLEFIGIELDRDRNQSNEPVISKAGGSVVVRVIRTDEEIQIAKAVRNVMAAETAEQKP